The following proteins come from a genomic window of Denitromonas sp.:
- the cysM gene encoding cysteine synthase CysM: MPFKTLEDYVGETPLVRLKRINAGNGNVILAKLEGNNPAGSVKDRPALSMILRAEAAGRIRPGDTLIEATSGNTGIALAMAAAIRGYRMILVMPENQSVERRQTMRAFGAELILTPKAGGMEVARDMATRMRDEGQGVILDQFGNPDNPVAHFEGTGPELWRQTEGRITHFVSSMGTTGTIMGTSRYLKQQNAAIEIIGCEPAEGAQIPGIRKWPEAYLPTIYDPSRVDRIEPVTQADAEEMTRRLAREEGIFAGISSGGAMHVALRVAAQVSDAVIVSIVCDRGDRYLSTGVFPA; the protein is encoded by the coding sequence ATGCCTTTCAAAACCCTTGAAGACTACGTTGGCGAGACGCCGCTGGTGCGGCTCAAGCGAATCAACGCCGGCAACGGTAACGTGATCCTCGCCAAGCTCGAGGGCAACAACCCGGCCGGGTCGGTCAAGGACCGGCCTGCACTGTCGATGATCCTGCGCGCCGAGGCGGCTGGCCGTATCCGGCCGGGCGACACCCTGATCGAGGCGACCAGCGGCAATACCGGGATCGCCCTGGCGATGGCGGCGGCGATCCGCGGCTACCGCATGATTCTCGTCATGCCGGAGAACCAGAGCGTCGAGCGCCGCCAGACCATGCGTGCCTTCGGCGCCGAGCTCATCCTCACGCCCAAGGCTGGCGGCATGGAAGTGGCGCGCGACATGGCCACGCGCATGCGCGACGAGGGCCAGGGCGTGATCCTCGACCAGTTCGGCAACCCGGACAATCCGGTGGCGCACTTCGAGGGCACCGGCCCCGAGCTGTGGCGCCAGACCGAGGGGCGGATCACCCATTTCGTCAGCTCGATGGGGACCACCGGCACCATCATGGGCACCTCGCGCTACCTCAAGCAGCAAAACGCCGCGATCGAGATCATCGGCTGCGAGCCCGCCGAAGGGGCGCAGATTCCCGGCATCCGCAAGTGGCCAGAGGCCTATCTGCCGACCATCTACGATCCGTCGCGCGTCGACCGCATCGAGCCCGTCACCCAGGCCGACGCCGAGGAAATGACCCGCCGCCTCGCCCGCGAGGAGGGCATCTTCGCCGGCATCTCCTCCGGCGGTGCCATGCATGTGGCGCTGCGCGTTGCCGCGCAGGTCAGTGATGCGGTCATCGTTTCCATCGTGTGCGACCGCGGTGACCGCTATTTGTCGACGGGTGTGTTCCCCGCCTGA
- a CDS encoding YdbL family protein — translation MTSQWKAVLAAVALSATLAQAQGNLEVNTPAISAVKSSMAQRHAQLAPLYASGAVGLKADGSLAIHDANAVPLAQRGKLNALVAAENNDRGTLYREIAAANGHPEWADDIRRTFAQRWIDKAPAGWWVESQGGWARK, via the coding sequence ATGACAAGCCAATGGAAAGCGGTGCTGGCCGCCGTTGCGCTCAGCGCGACGCTGGCCCAGGCCCAGGGCAACCTCGAAGTCAATACGCCGGCGATCTCCGCCGTCAAGTCATCGATGGCGCAGCGCCATGCCCAGCTGGCGCCGCTCTACGCCTCGGGCGCGGTGGGGCTGAAGGCCGATGGCTCGCTCGCGATACACGATGCCAACGCCGTGCCGCTGGCCCAGCGTGGCAAGCTCAACGCGCTGGTGGCGGCCGAGAACAACGACCGCGGCACGCTGTATCGTGAGATTGCCGCCGCCAACGGACATCCCGAGTGGGCCGACGATATCCGCCGCACCTTTGCCCAGCGCTGGATCGACAAGGCGCCCGCCGGTTGGTGGGTGGAAAGCCAAGGCGGCTGGGCCCGCAAGTGA
- a CDS encoding 3'-5' exonuclease: MSAVLIFDIETIPDVAGLRRLHDLPDDLADDEVAELAMQQRRAATGNDFLPHYLQRVVTISCVFRDPAQFKVFSLSEPESDEAGIIQRFFDGIERFTPQIVSWNGGGFDLPVLHYRGLLHGVTAPRYWEMGEGDARDARDFKWNNYISRYHSRHLDLMDLLALYQPRANAPLDVLAKLMGFPGKLGMDGSAVWGAYQAGRITEIRDYCETDVVNTYLVYLRFQRMRGVMLAEEYEAELAVVRNTLKSIDAAHWEAFLAQWPES; the protein is encoded by the coding sequence GTGAGCGCGGTCCTCATCTTCGACATCGAGACGATCCCCGATGTGGCGGGGCTGCGTCGTCTCCACGACCTTCCCGACGATCTGGCCGACGACGAGGTGGCCGAGCTGGCCATGCAGCAGCGCCGGGCGGCGACCGGCAACGACTTTCTGCCGCACTACCTGCAGCGCGTTGTCACCATTTCCTGTGTTTTCCGGGATCCGGCCCAGTTCAAGGTGTTCTCGCTGTCCGAGCCCGAGTCGGACGAAGCGGGCATCATCCAGCGCTTCTTTGACGGCATTGAGCGCTTCACGCCACAAATTGTTTCATGGAACGGTGGCGGATTTGATCTGCCGGTGCTTCACTACCGGGGTCTGCTGCATGGCGTCACGGCGCCGCGCTACTGGGAGATGGGCGAGGGCGACGCGCGAGATGCGCGCGACTTCAAGTGGAACAACTACATCAGCCGCTACCACAGCCGGCATCTGGACCTGATGGACTTGCTCGCGCTGTATCAGCCGCGCGCCAACGCACCGCTGGATGTGCTGGCCAAGCTGATGGGTTTCCCCGGCAAGCTCGGCATGGATGGCTCGGCGGTGTGGGGGGCTTACCAGGCCGGGCGGATCACCGAAATCCGGGACTACTGCGAAACCGATGTGGTCAACACCTATCTCGTCTACCTGCGCTTCCAGCGCATGCGCGGCGTGATGCTGGCAGAGGAATACGAGGCCGAACTGGCCGTGGTACGCAATACGCTCAAGTCGATCGACGCGGCGCACTGGGAGGCCTTCCTGGCGCAGTGGCCCGAATCGTGA
- a CDS encoding GlsB/YeaQ/YmgE family stress response membrane protein, translating into MGILWTILIGLLVGVVAKFIHPGKENLGLVMTALLGIAGSMVASFGGQLLGIYRAGQGAGFLGALIGAVLILFVYTRIKR; encoded by the coding sequence ATGGGTATCCTCTGGACGATTCTGATTGGGCTGCTGGTCGGGGTGGTGGCGAAGTTCATCCACCCGGGCAAGGAGAACCTCGGCCTGGTGATGACGGCGCTGCTGGGCATTGCCGGTTCGATGGTGGCGAGCTTCGGCGGACAGCTGCTTGGCATCTACCGCGCGGGGCAGGGGGCCGGATTTCTGGGGGCGCTGATCGGCGCGGTTCTGATTTTGTTTGTTTACACCCGGATCAAGCGATAA
- the thrS gene encoding threonine--tRNA ligase, with translation MPNITLPDGSVRSYEQPVTVLDVAASIGEGLARAALAGKVNGEVVDVSHRMEADSALSIITAKDPDGLEVIRHSTAHLLAYAVKELYPEAQVTIGPVIENGFYYDFSYARPFTPEDLTKIEARMRELAKKDFPVVREVWQRDEAVAFFKSIGEHYKAEIIASIPQDQDVSLYREGDFVDLCRGPHVPSTGKLKVFKLMKVAGAYWRGDSKNEMLQRIYGTAWASKDDQANYLHMLEEAEKRDHRKIGKQLDLFHLQDEAPGMVFWHPAGWTLWQQVEQYMRNTLNEAGYKEVKTPLMMDRSLWERSGHWENYRENMFTTESEKRDYAVKPMNCPGHVEIFNHGLHSYRDLPLRLAEFGSCHRNEPSGALHGLMRVRGFVQDDAHIFCTEDQVVSEVRDFNELLMRVYRDFGFTEVDVKLSLRPEKRAGSDAVWDKAEAGLREALASSGVTWEELEGEGAFYGPKIEYHIKDALGRSWQCGTMQLDFVLPERLDAEYVTEGNSRARPVMLHRAILGSLERFIGILIENHAGHFPFWLAPVQAVVMNISDPQADYVKSVTSQLQKAGFRVVSDLRNEKITYKIREHSVRRLPYQLVIGDKEKAAGLVAVRARGGQDLGQMSLDSLIERWQREVSSRAGMD, from the coding sequence ATGCCGAACATCACGCTTCCCGACGGTTCCGTTCGAAGTTACGAACAGCCGGTGACGGTTCTGGATGTCGCAGCGTCGATTGGCGAAGGTCTGGCCCGTGCCGCGCTGGCGGGCAAGGTCAATGGCGAGGTGGTCGATGTCTCCCATCGCATGGAAGCAGACAGCGCGCTGAGCATCATCACCGCCAAGGATCCGGATGGGCTGGAAGTCATCCGCCACTCGACCGCGCACTTGCTGGCCTACGCCGTCAAGGAGCTGTATCCGGAAGCGCAGGTGACCATCGGGCCGGTGATCGAGAACGGCTTCTACTACGACTTTTCCTACGCTCGCCCCTTTACGCCCGAAGATCTGACCAAGATCGAGGCGCGCATGCGCGAGCTGGCCAAGAAAGACTTCCCCGTGGTGCGCGAAGTCTGGCAGCGCGACGAGGCGGTGGCCTTCTTCAAGTCGATCGGCGAGCACTACAAGGCCGAAATCATCGCGTCGATTCCGCAGGACCAGGATGTGTCGCTGTACCGCGAGGGCGATTTCGTCGACCTGTGCCGCGGCCCGCATGTGCCATCGACCGGCAAGCTGAAAGTCTTCAAGCTCATGAAAGTGGCCGGTGCCTATTGGCGGGGCGACTCGAAGAACGAAATGCTGCAGCGGATCTACGGCACCGCGTGGGCCAGCAAGGACGACCAGGCCAACTACCTGCACATGCTCGAAGAGGCCGAGAAGCGTGATCACCGCAAGATCGGCAAGCAGCTCGACCTGTTTCATCTGCAGGACGAGGCGCCGGGCATGGTGTTCTGGCATCCGGCCGGCTGGACGTTGTGGCAGCAGGTCGAGCAGTACATGCGCAACACGCTGAACGAGGCGGGCTACAAGGAAGTCAAGACGCCTTTGATGATGGATCGCTCGCTGTGGGAGCGCTCGGGGCACTGGGAGAACTATCGCGAAAACATGTTCACCACGGAGTCGGAAAAGCGCGACTACGCGGTCAAGCCGATGAACTGCCCGGGCCATGTCGAGATCTTCAACCACGGCCTGCACTCCTATCGTGACCTGCCGCTGCGTCTGGCGGAATTCGGCTCCTGCCACCGCAATGAGCCGTCGGGCGCGCTGCATGGCCTGATGCGGGTGCGTGGCTTCGTGCAGGACGATGCGCACATCTTCTGTACCGAAGACCAGGTGGTCTCCGAAGTGCGGGACTTCAACGAGTTGCTGATGCGCGTCTATCGCGACTTCGGCTTTACCGAAGTGGACGTCAAGCTGTCGCTGCGCCCCGAAAAACGGGCCGGCTCGGATGCGGTCTGGGACAAGGCCGAGGCGGGCCTGCGTGAAGCGCTGGCTTCGTCCGGCGTCACCTGGGAAGAACTCGAAGGCGAGGGCGCTTTCTACGGCCCGAAGATCGAATACCACATCAAGGATGCGCTCGGCCGCTCCTGGCAGTGCGGCACCATGCAGCTCGATTTTGTGCTGCCCGAGCGCCTCGACGCCGAGTATGTGACCGAGGGCAACAGCCGTGCGCGCCCGGTCATGCTGCACCGCGCCATCCTCGGTTCGCTCGAGCGTTTCATCGGCATCCTGATCGAAAACCATGCCGGCCACTTCCCGTTCTGGCTGGCGCCGGTGCAGGCGGTGGTAATGAACATTTCCGATCCGCAGGCCGACTATGTGAAATCCGTGACGAGCCAGCTCCAGAAGGCGGGCTTCCGGGTGGTTTCTGATTTGCGGAACGAGAAAATTACATATAAAATCCGCGAACATAGCGTACGCCGACTGCCGTATCAGCTTGTCATCGGTGACAAGGAAAAAGCGGCGGGTCTGGTTGCCGTGCGTGCCCGAGGCGGTCAAGACCTCGGTCAAATGTCCCTCGATTCGTTGATCGAGCGTTGGCAGCGGGAAGTGTCCTCGCGCGCCGGCATGGACTGA
- the infC gene encoding translation initiation factor IF-3, which translates to MAQEKKQRVNSEITAPEVRLIDADGEQAGVVSIRAALAMADEVGLDLVEIAPLAEPPVCRIMDVGKFKYQSAKKAHEAKLKQKQVQVKEVKLRPRTDENDYQIKLRNLKRFLENGDKVKVTLRFRGREMAHQEYGMRQLERIKADLIELANVEQMPKMEGRQMVMIIAPTKKSA; encoded by the coding sequence ATCGCTCAGGAAAAGAAGCAGCGCGTTAATTCTGAAATTACCGCGCCGGAAGTGCGTCTGATCGACGCCGACGGGGAGCAGGCAGGGGTCGTATCCATTCGCGCAGCACTGGCGATGGCAGACGAAGTCGGCCTGGATCTGGTTGAGATTGCACCGCTGGCCGAACCGCCGGTGTGTCGCATCATGGACGTCGGCAAGTTCAAGTATCAGAGCGCCAAGAAGGCCCATGAGGCCAAGCTCAAGCAAAAGCAGGTGCAGGTCAAGGAAGTCAAGCTTCGCCCGCGTACGGACGAGAATGACTATCAGATCAAGCTGCGTAACTTGAAGCGTTTCCTGGAAAATGGCGACAAGGTGAAAGTCACGCTGCGTTTTCGCGGCCGCGAGATGGCTCACCAGGAATACGGCATGCGTCAGCTGGAGCGTATCAAGGCTGACCTGATCGAACTGGCGAACGTGGAGCAGATGCCGAAGATGGAAGGGCGCCAGATGGTGATGATCATCGCCCCGACCAAGAAGTCGGCGTAA
- the rpmI gene encoding 50S ribosomal protein L35 has translation MPKMKTKSGAAKRFKLRAGGGIKRAQAFKRHILTKKTTKVKRHLRGVLEVHESDVKMVRAMLPYA, from the coding sequence ATGCCCAAGATGAAAACGAAGAGCGGCGCCGCAAAGCGTTTCAAGCTGCGCGCCGGCGGTGGCATCAAGCGTGCCCAGGCGTTCAAGCGTCACATTCTGACCAAGAAGACCACCAAGGTGAAGCGTCACCTGCGCGGTGTGCTGGAGGTTCATGAGTCTGACGTCAAGATGGTTCGCGCCATGTTGCCTTACGCCTGA
- the rplT gene encoding 50S ribosomal protein L20, which translates to MPRVKRGVTARARHKKVLAQAKGYRGRRKNVYRVAKQAVMKAGQYQYRDRRQRKRQFRALWIARINAAARELGLTYSVFMNGLKKAAIEVDRKVLADLAVFDKPAFSALVDQAKAKLAA; encoded by the coding sequence ATGCCCCGAGTTAAACGTGGTGTAACCGCACGCGCCCGTCACAAGAAAGTCCTGGCACAAGCCAAGGGCTATCGCGGTCGCCGCAAGAACGTATATCGCGTCGCCAAACAGGCGGTGATGAAAGCCGGTCAGTACCAGTATCGTGACCGTCGTCAGCGCAAGCGTCAGTTCCGCGCGCTCTGGATTGCCCGTATCAACGCGGCTGCCCGTGAGCTGGGTCTGACCTACAGCGTCTTCATGAACGGCCTGAAGAAAGCCGCGATTGAAGTCGACCGCAAGGTCCTGGCCGATCTGGCAGTGTTCGACAAGCCGGCGTTCTCCGCCCTTGTTGACCAGGCCAAGGCCAAACTTGCTGCATAA
- the pheS gene encoding phenylalanine--tRNA ligase subunit alpha, which translates to MNELDTLVAQARTDFDSAADATQLDVAKSRYLGKGGAITQQMKTLGQLDPDARRAAGARINAAKDQIETALEARREAIRDAALAVQLSAEALDVTLPGRGMGKGGLHPVSRTLERIEALFRSIGFEVADGPEIETDFLNFTALNTPENHPARSMHDTFYLEGADDVLLRTHTSPVQVRTMLDHVARFGEREHMPEIRVIIPGRVYRVDSDATHSPMFHQVEGLWVGENISFADLKGVIADFLRKFFETDELQVRFRPSFFPFTEPSAEIDVAFMHGEMKGRWLEIAGCGMVHPNVLRHGGIDPERYTGFAFGMGPDRLTMLRYGINDLRLFFEGDLRFLGQFR; encoded by the coding sequence ATGAATGAGCTCGACACACTCGTAGCGCAGGCGCGCACCGATTTCGATAGCGCGGCTGACGCCACCCAACTGGATGTCGCCAAATCGCGATACCTCGGCAAGGGCGGCGCCATTACCCAGCAGATGAAAACGCTGGGGCAGCTGGATCCCGACGCCCGCCGGGCGGCCGGTGCCCGCATCAATGCGGCGAAGGACCAGATCGAAACCGCGCTCGAAGCGCGTCGCGAAGCGATCCGGGACGCCGCGCTGGCGGTGCAGCTGTCGGCGGAGGCGCTGGACGTCACACTGCCCGGTCGCGGTATGGGCAAGGGCGGCCTGCATCCGGTGAGCCGGACGCTGGAGCGTATCGAGGCGCTGTTCCGCTCGATCGGCTTCGAAGTGGCCGACGGCCCGGAGATCGAAACCGATTTCCTGAACTTTACCGCGCTGAACACGCCGGAGAACCATCCGGCCCGCTCGATGCACGACACCTTCTACCTGGAAGGCGCCGATGACGTGTTGTTGCGCACCCACACCAGTCCGGTGCAGGTACGCACGATGCTCGATCATGTGGCCCGCTTCGGCGAGCGCGAGCACATGCCCGAAATCCGGGTGATCATCCCGGGCCGGGTGTATCGGGTCGACTCCGACGCCACGCATTCGCCGATGTTCCACCAGGTCGAAGGCCTGTGGGTTGGCGAGAACATCAGCTTTGCCGACCTCAAGGGCGTGATTGCCGATTTCCTGCGCAAGTTCTTCGAGACCGATGAGCTCCAGGTTCGTTTCCGTCCCTCGTTCTTCCCCTTTACCGAGCCGAGCGCGGAAATCGACGTCGCCTTCATGCACGGCGAGATGAAAGGGCGGTGGCTGGAGATTGCCGGCTGCGGCATGGTGCATCCGAATGTGCTGCGCCATGGTGGCATCGACCCGGAGCGCTATACCGGCTTTGCCTTCGGTATGGGGCCGGACCGGCTCACCATGCTCCGTTATGGCATCAACGATCTGCGCCTCTTCTTCGAGGGCGACCTGCGTTTCCTCGGCCAATTCAGGTAA
- the pheT gene encoding phenylalanine--tRNA ligase subunit beta, with protein MQFSEQWLRHFVDPGIDSEALGQLMTMAGLEVEEMNPVGGVFHSVVVGQILSTEKHPDADRLKVCQVDAGQDAPLQIVCGAPNAEAGMKVPCALVGASLPGFEIKKAKLRGVASHGMLCSARELGISDEHGGLYPLPDDAPVGTDVRQLLGLDDTVYVIKLTPNRADCLSLAGVAREVAALTDMALTMPDLSPVAPSIDDRRPIVLDAPAACPRFCGRIIRGVDARATTPEWMVRRLERSGIRAISALVDITNYVMLELGQPLHAYDNNRLDGAVHARMAQPGEKLLLLNEQEIDLADGTLVIADETRVLGMAGIMGGEESGISLDTRDVFLEAAYFAPDAIAGRAREYGFGSDASHRFERGVDFALSLVAIERASALILEICGGQAGPVVQAEVADHLPSRPAVTLRPARARRVMGIDLSDDQMASLLGRVHLDVVRDGDVLRVTPPSYRFDIEIEEDLVEELTRLYGYDNIPAPAPQGHLAMLDRPEARRDPWQVKRLIADRDYQEVVTYSFIEEAWEKDFCGNADPIRLANPIASQMNVMRSSLIPGLIGVLQTNRKRQNPRVRVFETGRCFRKAADGTPVAGYDQPVRVGLLAAAGVAAEQWGVAHRNVDFYDIKGDLEALFLPRVLAFEAAEHPALHPGRSARVLCDGKPIGYLGEIHPKWVQKYDLGTAPVVCEVDIQALLAADLPVYSPISRLPAVVRDMALVVENGVAAAAMLSALKAAAPAIVRDIQLFDVYQGKGVDPDKKSLAFRVLMQDTQRTLEDAEVEAAVATLIGCATTRFNAALRA; from the coding sequence ATGCAATTCTCAGAACAATGGTTGCGCCATTTCGTCGATCCCGGGATCGACAGCGAGGCGCTCGGTCAGTTGATGACCATGGCGGGCCTGGAAGTCGAAGAGATGAACCCGGTCGGCGGCGTGTTTCACTCCGTCGTGGTCGGCCAGATCCTGTCCACCGAAAAGCACCCCGACGCCGACCGCTTGAAGGTCTGCCAGGTCGATGCCGGCCAGGATGCCCCGCTGCAGATCGTCTGTGGCGCCCCCAATGCCGAAGCCGGTATGAAAGTGCCGTGCGCCCTTGTCGGCGCCAGCCTGCCCGGTTTCGAGATCAAGAAAGCCAAGCTGCGCGGCGTGGCCTCGCATGGCATGCTGTGTTCGGCGCGTGAGCTCGGGATCTCCGACGAGCACGGCGGCCTCTATCCGCTGCCGGACGACGCCCCCGTGGGCACCGATGTGCGGCAGTTGCTGGGCCTGGACGATACCGTCTATGTCATCAAGCTCACGCCGAACCGGGCCGACTGCCTGAGCCTGGCCGGGGTCGCCCGTGAAGTGGCGGCGTTGACCGACATGGCGCTGACGATGCCCGACCTCAGCCCGGTTGCGCCGTCGATCGACGATCGTCGCCCGATCGTGCTCGATGCGCCCGCCGCCTGCCCGCGTTTCTGCGGCCGGATCATCCGCGGCGTGGACGCACGCGCCACCACGCCGGAGTGGATGGTGCGCCGCCTCGAGCGCAGCGGCATCCGCGCCATCAGCGCGCTGGTGGACATCACCAACTATGTGATGCTCGAGCTCGGGCAACCCCTGCACGCCTACGACAACAACCGTCTCGACGGTGCGGTTCATGCGCGCATGGCCCAGCCCGGCGAAAAGCTGCTGCTGCTCAACGAGCAGGAAATCGACCTTGCCGACGGCACCCTGGTGATCGCCGACGAGACGCGTGTGCTCGGCATGGCCGGCATCATGGGCGGCGAAGAAAGCGGCATCTCGCTGGACACCCGCGATGTGTTCCTCGAGGCGGCCTACTTTGCGCCCGATGCCATCGCCGGCCGTGCGCGCGAATACGGTTTCGGCTCCGACGCCTCCCACCGCTTCGAGCGCGGGGTCGACTTTGCCCTGTCGCTCGTCGCCATCGAGCGCGCAAGCGCCTTGATCCTCGAGATCTGTGGCGGCCAGGCTGGCCCGGTGGTGCAGGCCGAGGTGGCCGACCATCTGCCCTCGCGCCCGGCCGTGACCCTGCGCCCGGCCCGCGCGCGTCGTGTGATGGGGATCGACCTGTCCGACGACCAGATGGCCAGCCTGCTCGGCCGTGTCCATCTGGATGTCGTGCGCGACGGCGACGTGCTGCGCGTCACGCCGCCGTCCTACCGCTTCGATATCGAAATCGAAGAAGACCTGGTCGAAGAACTGACCCGCCTGTACGGCTACGACAACATCCCGGCACCCGCCCCCCAGGGCCACCTGGCGATGCTCGACCGCCCGGAAGCGCGGCGCGACCCGTGGCAGGTCAAGCGCCTGATCGCCGACCGTGACTACCAGGAAGTCGTCACCTATTCCTTCATCGAAGAAGCGTGGGAGAAGGACTTCTGCGGCAACGCTGACCCGATCCGCCTGGCGAACCCGATCGCCAGCCAGATGAACGTCATGCGCAGCAGCCTGATCCCCGGCCTGATCGGTGTCCTGCAAACCAACCGCAAGCGCCAGAACCCGCGGGTGCGCGTCTTCGAAACCGGTCGCTGCTTCCGCAAGGCCGCCGACGGCACGCCGGTGGCTGGCTACGACCAGCCCGTGCGCGTCGGCCTGCTGGCCGCGGCCGGCGTGGCCGCCGAGCAGTGGGGCGTGGCGCATCGCAATGTCGATTTCTACGACATCAAGGGCGATCTCGAAGCGCTTTTCCTGCCCCGGGTGCTCGCGTTCGAGGCCGCCGAACATCCTGCCCTGCATCCCGGGCGCAGTGCCCGTGTGCTGTGCGACGGCAAGCCGATTGGCTATCTTGGCGAGATCCATCCGAAATGGGTGCAAAAATACGATCTTGGCACCGCGCCGGTGGTCTGCGAAGTCGACATTCAGGCCTTGCTGGCCGCCGACCTTCCGGTCTATTCGCCCATTTCCCGCCTGCCGGCGGTGGTGCGCGACATGGCGCTGGTGGTCGAAAACGGCGTAGCCGCGGCGGCCATGCTCAGTGCGCTGAAGGCAGCCGCACCGGCCATCGTGCGGGACATCCAGCTATTCGACGTGTATCAGGGCAAGGGGGTCGACCCCGACAAAAAGAGCCTTGCTTTCAGGGTGTTGATGCAAGATACTCAACGAACCCTTGAAGACGCCGAGGTGGAAGCTGCGGTGGCAACGCTCATCGGTTGCGCCACAACCCGATTCAACGCCGCCCTGCGCGCATAA
- a CDS encoding integration host factor subunit alpha, giving the protein MTLTKAELADLLFEQVGLNKRESKDMVEGFFEEIRTALERGDCVKLSGFGNFQLRDKPQRPGRNPKTGEEIPITARRVVTFHASQKLKSAVEKLSHAGKS; this is encoded by the coding sequence ATGACGTTAACGAAGGCAGAACTGGCCGACCTGTTGTTTGAACAGGTCGGTTTGAACAAGCGCGAATCGAAAGACATGGTGGAAGGGTTCTTCGAAGAGATTCGCACCGCACTGGAGCGCGGGGATTGCGTGAAGTTGTCGGGTTTTGGCAACTTTCAGTTGCGCGACAAACCCCAACGTCCGGGCCGCAACCCGAAGACGGGGGAAGAAATCCCCATTACTGCCCGCCGTGTGGTGACCTTTCACGCCAGCCAGAAGCTGAAATCCGCCGTGGAAAAGCTGAGCCATGCAGGAAAGTCCTAA
- a CDS encoding MerR family transcriptional regulator: protein MQESPNPEADVELPPIPAKRYFTIGEVSDLCAVKPHVLRYWEQEFTQLKPVKRRGNRRYYQHHEVRLIRKIRELLYRDGFTISGARNQLNTSAIHAQEDAEQAVELRASIAQARETLSSLLDELKR, encoded by the coding sequence ATGCAGGAAAGTCCTAATCCGGAAGCTGACGTCGAACTCCCGCCGATTCCCGCCAAACGGTATTTCACCATCGGCGAAGTCAGCGACCTATGCGCCGTCAAACCCCATGTGCTGCGCTACTGGGAGCAGGAGTTCACCCAGCTCAAACCGGTCAAGCGACGCGGCAACCGGCGCTACTATCAGCACCATGAAGTCCGCCTGATCCGCAAGATCCGCGAACTGTTGTACCGGGACGGGTTCACCATTTCCGGTGCGCGCAACCAACTCAATACCTCCGCCATTCACGCGCAGGAAGATGCCGAACAGGCGGTCGAACTGCGGGCAAGCATCGCCCAGGCCCGAGAAACGCTCTCGAGTTTGCTCGATGAGCTGAAGCGATAA